The proteins below come from a single Denticeps clupeoides chromosome 15, fDenClu1.1, whole genome shotgun sequence genomic window:
- the ptn gene encoding pleiotrophin: MDTQQNWAWLTVFGLLVLTMAVSEGGKVEKPGKKERKSDCGEWQWSVCVAHEGDCGLGTREGTRGGADCKQTIKTQRCKIPCNWKKQFGGDCKYEFKAWGECDLSTGRKNRTGVLKRALMDAACKETVSITKPCGRTKVQDSKKPKRDGRKKERTTTD, translated from the exons ATGGACACACAGCAGAACTGGGCGTGGCTCACTGTGTTTGGACTCCTGGTCCTGACCATGGCAGTGTCCGAGGGTGGAAAAGTGGAGAAACCGG GTAAGAAGGAGCGCAAGTCGGACTGCGGCGAGTGGCAGTGGAGCGTGTGCGTGGCACACGAGGGCGACTGCGGCCTGGGCACCAGGGAGGGCACCCGTGGCGGCGCCGACTGCAAGCAGACCATCAAGACGCAGCGCTGCAAGATCCCCTGCAACTGGAAGAAGCAGTTTGGAG GTGACTGTAAGTACGAGTTCAAAGCGTGGGGCGAGTGCGACCTGTCGACCGGCAGGAAGAACCGGACAGGCGTGCTGAAACGGGCCCTCATGGACGCCGCGTGCAAGGAGACCGTCAGCATCACCAAGCCCTGTGGCAGGACCAAGGTCCAAG ACTCCAAGAAGCCGAAGAGAGACGGCAGAAAGAAGGAGCGCACGACTACAGACTAG